A single region of the Nitrososphaerota archaeon genome encodes:
- a CDS encoding glycosyltransferase, which translates to MLNPLVSIIITTKNEEKYIENCLKSLKNQTYKNIEIILSDSCSIDKTVEIAKKYTNKIIIENTNIAAGRNLGAKIANGEIFVFIDADAILSTNWIKEIVKSFKISNKIVGVMGYPFPLEGSRKAEKMCKLAFLLKIFNSLKLPAVGVCAIGFAVKREIFEKIGGFYEKLNVAEDTDFFYKVSNYGKIIINTNAKTYSSFRRYEKGGYRKWIKYWMKAYAQYILTGRTLKEYISYR; encoded by the coding sequence ATGTTAAACCCATTAGTTTCGATAATTATAACTACAAAAAATGAAGAAAAATATATAGAAAATTGTTTAAAATCTCTTAAAAATCAAACATATAAAAATATAGAGATTATTTTAAGCGATTCATGTTCAATAGATAAAACAGTAGAAATTGCAAAAAAATATACTAATAAAATAATTATAGAAAATACAAATATTGCTGCTGGAAGAAATCTTGGAGCAAAAATAGCAAATGGAGAAATTTTCGTATTTATAGATGCTGATGCTATTCTTTCAACTAATTGGATTAAAGAAATTGTTAAATCATTTAAAATTTCAAATAAAATAGTTGGTGTAATGGGTTATCCATTTCCTTTAGAAGGTTCTCGCAAAGCTGAAAAAATGTGTAAGCTTGCATTTTTATTAAAAATTTTTAATTCTTTGAAACTTCCAGCAGTAGGAGTATGTGCAATAGGTTTTGCTGTAAAAAGAGAAATTTTTGAAAAAATAGGAGGTTTTTATGAAAAATTAAATGTTGCAGAAGATACAGATTTTTTCTATAAAGTAAGTAATTACGGTAAAATAATTATAAACACTAATGCAAAAACATATAGTTCTTTCAGAAGATATGAAAAAGGCGGATATAGAAAGTGGATAAAATATTGGATGAAAGCTTATGCACAATATATTCTTACAGGTAGAACATTAAAAGAATATATCTCTTATAGATGA
- a CDS encoding mechanosensitive ion channel has product MIVENIINFINQFNIETTRLIISLIVIIIVLIIYKFLSRTLTRVSKQLELEPHITNSLFLILRVLVIVSAIAIISTIYEVPATWFLGSSALIGAALGFGSSQTINNIIAGFYVILSRPFKVKDYIKIGDNIEGQVEEITINYTKLYTPAFNILLIPNTQVMNSRITNCTHEGFIRYVFSLSFPHGLSNEEIIKKCIEPAIEEFHKKYSDKQLRKPEYYFESLTHLSKSFRIRIFIPKGEAKTLYQLQPELLDMITKRWESLIKK; this is encoded by the coding sequence ATGATCGTTGAAAATATAATAAACTTTATTAATCAATTTAATATAGAAACGACACGTTTAATCATAAGCTTAATTGTTATAATAATAGTGTTAATAATATACAAATTTTTAAGTCGCACTCTTACACGTGTTAGTAAGCAACTTGAACTTGAGCCTCATATAACAAATTCTCTTTTTCTTATTCTTCGTGTATTAGTGATAGTTAGTGCTATTGCCATTATATCTACTATATATGAAGTACCGGCAACTTGGTTTCTTGGTAGCTCAGCTCTTATTGGAGCAGCTCTTGGATTTGGCTCATCTCAAACAATAAATAACATAATTGCAGGTTTCTATGTGATTTTAAGTAGGCCTTTTAAAGTAAAAGATTATATAAAAATAGGTGATAATATAGAAGGTCAAGTAGAAGAGATTACAATAAATTATACAAAATTATATACTCCAGCTTTTAATATTCTATTGATACCAAATACGCAAGTAATGAATAGTAGAATTACAAATTGCACTCATGAAGGCTTTATAAGATATGTTTTCTCTTTAAGTTTTCCACATGGTCTTTCAAATGAAGAAATTATAAAAAAATGCATAGAACCTGCAATTGAAGAATTTCATAAAAAATATAGTGATAAGCAACTTAGAAAACCAGAATACTATTTTGAATCTTTAACCCATCTTAGTAAATCTTTTAGAATTCGTATATTTATTCCAAAAGGTGAGGCAAAAACTTTATATCAATTACAACCTGAGTTATTAGATATGATTACAAAAAGGTGGGAGTCACTTATTAAAAAGTAA
- a CDS encoding SLC13 family permease encodes MKLASTFSWIKYLYATEGRLKLTLSILAGVAFGAVMYFFGFNFTQIVASVIFLETVLATLLFWRYRLIIATIGVALFLATKTLDVKHMLEFMHFDVILFLIGMMVVVAYLKESGFFRWIAINLLKLTKWEPTLVMIVLMFLSAIFAALVDEVTSILIIMTLIFEICKFFQLNPVPFIISAVFATNIGSSATLLGNPVGILIAFEAGLTFWEFARWATPIAILCVLITIFISLKFFKLHIEEFREKIKSISLTELEKEFSFTIDKKKLKISVVLFISVISLIATHSIIETLLDLEKNAMLLIASFLFAGIVFLLSPEEIAEYVEKHIEWRTLLFFMLLFAKAGALSYVGLTKIFAEELYSITGGNYLLLLIATLYSTTILSGFIDNVPVVATLIPVVKNISEYGINPYPFWWALLYAGTYGGNLTMVASTANIVSLGMLDKEFRQSISLSYWLKIGVPIVLITITLGCLWLLGNIILFPY; translated from the coding sequence ATGAAATTAGCTAGCACTTTTTCATGGATAAAATATCTTTATGCAACTGAGGGCAGACTAAAATTAACTTTAAGTATATTGGCGGGCGTAGCCTTTGGTGCAGTTATGTATTTTTTTGGCTTTAATTTCACTCAAATAGTAGCATCAGTTATATTCCTTGAAACAGTATTAGCAACATTATTATTTTGGAGATATAGGTTAATTATCGCAACTATAGGGGTTGCGCTTTTTCTTGCTACTAAAACGCTAGATGTAAAACATATGCTCGAATTCATGCATTTTGATGTTATATTATTTCTAATAGGTATGATGGTTGTTGTTGCGTATCTTAAGGAATCGGGCTTTTTTCGTTGGATAGCAATCAATCTACTTAAGCTTACAAAATGGGAACCAACGTTAGTGATGATCGTACTGATGTTTCTTTCAGCAATTTTTGCAGCTTTGGTTGATGAAGTTACATCTATTTTAATTATAATGACTCTTATATTTGAAATATGCAAATTTTTTCAATTAAATCCTGTACCTTTTATAATAAGTGCAGTTTTTGCAACAAATATAGGTAGTTCAGCTACTCTACTTGGAAACCCTGTTGGTATATTAATTGCATTCGAAGCAGGATTGACCTTTTGGGAATTTGCAAGATGGGCTACTCCAATCGCGATTCTATGTGTTTTGATAACAATTTTTATTAGCTTAAAATTTTTTAAGTTGCATATTGAAGAATTTCGTGAGAAAATTAAAAGTATTTCTCTTACAGAATTGGAAAAAGAGTTTTCTTTTACTATAGATAAGAAAAAGCTTAAAATAAGCGTAGTTCTTTTCATTAGTGTAATAAGTCTTATAGCAACTCATTCTATAATTGAAACACTTTTAGACCTTGAAAAGAACGCAATGCTATTAATAGCATCCTTTCTTTTTGCCGGAATTGTTTTTTTGTTGTCACCTGAAGAAATAGCTGAGTATGTTGAAAAACATATAGAATGGAGAACTTTACTATTTTTCATGCTTTTATTTGCAAAAGCTGGCGCTCTTTCTTATGTTGGATTAACAAAAATTTTTGCTGAAGAACTTTATTCAATTACAGGAGGGAATTATTTACTTTTACTTATAGCTACGCTTTATTCTACTACTATACTTTCTGGCTTTATCGATAATGTGCCAGTAGTTGCAACTTTAATCCCAGTTGTAAAAAACATTAGTGAATATGGAATAAATCCTTATCCTTTCTGGTGGGCTTTATTATATGCTGGAACATATGGTGGTAACCTTACAATGGTGGCATCAACAGCGAATATCGTTTCTTTAGGAATGCTTGATAAAGAATTTCGCCAAAGCATAAGTTTAAGTTATTGGTTAAAGATCGGAGTACCTATAGTTTTAATAACTATAACTTTAGGTTGTTTATGGCTACTAGGCAATATTATTCTTTTCCCTTATTAA
- a CDS encoding RNA-guided pseudouridylation complex pseudouridine synthase subunit Cbf5, whose product MLEEATKCSRIFMHSGKQYVCLMRLHEKRSEEEIRNALKFFTGDIYQVPPIRASVSRRVRVRTIYRVELLEIDGKDVLFIIDCSAGTYIRKYCYDIGLYLGCGAHMQELRRTRVGSLTEDEAVTLPEIYKAYIEWKENKEEKYIREIVKPIEYSLKIIPKVYVLDSAVDAICHGASVAVGGISMLESNINKGDMVAILTLKGELIALGIALMTSNEIFEKNSGLAIKTDRVIMKPNTYPPLWRKKH is encoded by the coding sequence ATGCTTGAAGAAGCTACTAAATGCTCTAGAATATTTATGCATAGTGGAAAACAATATGTTTGTTTAATGAGACTTCATGAAAAGCGTTCAGAGGAAGAAATAAGAAATGCATTAAAGTTTTTCACAGGTGATATTTATCAAGTCCCTCCAATAAGAGCATCTGTAAGTAGAAGGGTTAGAGTACGTACTATATATAGGGTTGAGTTGCTTGAAATAGATGGAAAAGATGTTTTATTTATTATAGATTGCTCTGCTGGAACATATATTAGAAAATATTGTTACGATATAGGATTGTATTTAGGTTGTGGAGCTCATATGCAAGAATTACGTAGAACAAGAGTTGGATCATTAACTGAAGATGAAGCAGTAACTTTACCTGAAATTTATAAAGCTTATATAGAATGGAAAGAAAATAAAGAAGAAAAATATATTAGAGAAATTGTTAAACCTATAGAATATTCTTTAAAAATCATACCTAAAGTATACGTTCTTGATTCAGCTGTTGATGCTATTTGTCATGGAGCAAGTGTAGCTGTAGGTGGAATTTCTATGCTTGAAAGTAATATAAATAAAGGGGATATGGTTGCAATATTAACTTTAAAAGGGGAACTTATTGCTTTAGGAATTGCTCTTATGACGAGTAATGAAATATTTGAGAAAAATTCAGGTTTAGCTATAAAAACAGATAGAGTAATAATGAAGCCAAATACTTATCCTCCTTTATGGAGAAAGAAACATTAA
- the rqcH gene encoding ribosome rescue protein RqcH, whose translation MNLSSLDILVLLKEIKSIIRGFNIKNVYHLDDIILLKISSKEYKIELFLIPGNCIFYIKEEVKKPTTPSDLAKRLRKFINNGIIDSIEQVNSERIIKFTINNRGKKYFLYLELFPRGNLILVDENEEILCAFYYKKMKDRDILIGSKYSPPPLKQSITYTPSLEEMKKILSSKDKIVSILAKYFGGKYSEEILYRANIDKNKIALNISNEELLKIIEKINEILNELNNPNPQLIIKNGEAIPIPIKFNIFQNREYSIESFKTFNDVIKKAWEYEVEIKQKQAIEKEINEKKALIEKEIKDKEKAMETLSKKALKNRFLAKKLFIILNEIENARKEAEILLLKNENEENIIEKCFKKFSNEEIKISGIKKDTKEIVFSTPYGDISLSIKEPISKQLNKLFEEAKEYEKEENELLKKVNELKKEIEKLISKPLIPKEKIEIKPIIKENWLNKFRWSYTSSGKLIISGKDIGTNNLLYRKYMENNDLVFHAEIKGAPLTILKSGKECSNEEIIEAAQFSASWSKAWKENIHSISVYYVFPNQVSKSPPSGEYLPKGAFYISGKKNYIQVELALSIGLIKSDDSLEVIYGPEGSISKKTNSYITIIPGKTPVEKLSKEILSILLLKSGLKISDKEKEILIQKIKRYIPYGIGDIKK comes from the coding sequence TTGAATTTATCTTCCTTGGATATACTTGTTTTATTAAAGGAAATAAAATCAATTATTAGAGGTTTTAATATAAAAAATGTTTATCATTTAGATGATATAATCTTGTTGAAGATCTCTTCTAAAGAATATAAAATCGAATTATTTTTAATACCTGGAAATTGTATTTTTTATATAAAAGAAGAAGTTAAAAAACCTACTACTCCGAGCGATTTAGCTAAAAGACTTAGGAAATTTATTAATAATGGAATAATAGATTCGATAGAACAAGTTAATTCTGAAAGAATAATTAAATTTACTATTAATAATAGAGGTAAAAAGTATTTTCTATACTTAGAGCTTTTTCCAAGAGGGAATTTAATACTTGTAGATGAAAATGAAGAAATTCTATGTGCTTTTTATTATAAAAAAATGAAAGATAGAGATATATTAATAGGTTCAAAATATTCTCCTCCTCCATTAAAACAATCTATTACGTATACTCCAAGCTTAGAAGAAATGAAGAAAATATTATCTTCTAAAGATAAAATTGTTTCTATTTTAGCAAAATATTTTGGTGGAAAATATTCTGAAGAAATTCTTTATAGAGCAAATATAGATAAAAATAAAATTGCTTTAAATATTTCAAATGAAGAATTATTAAAAATAATTGAAAAAATAAATGAAATTTTAAATGAATTAAATAATCCAAATCCACAATTAATAATTAAAAATGGAGAAGCAATCCCTATCCCTATAAAATTCAATATTTTTCAAAATAGAGAATATTCTATAGAATCTTTTAAAACTTTTAATGATGTGATAAAAAAAGCTTGGGAATATGAAGTGGAAATAAAACAAAAACAAGCTATTGAAAAAGAAATAAATGAAAAGAAAGCTCTTATTGAAAAAGAAATAAAAGATAAAGAAAAAGCAATGGAAACACTTTCAAAAAAAGCTTTAAAAAATAGATTTTTGGCAAAAAAATTATTCATTATTCTTAATGAAATTGAAAATGCTAGAAAAGAGGCTGAAATCTTATTATTAAAAAATGAAAATGAAGAAAATATTATTGAAAAATGTTTTAAAAAATTTTCAAATGAAGAAATAAAAATATCTGGAATTAAAAAAGATACTAAAGAAATAGTTTTTTCAACTCCATATGGCGATATTTCATTAAGTATTAAAGAGCCTATTTCAAAACAATTGAATAAATTATTTGAAGAAGCAAAAGAATATGAAAAAGAAGAAAATGAATTATTGAAAAAAGTAAATGAATTAAAAAAAGAAATTGAAAAATTAATTTCTAAACCTTTAATTCCTAAAGAAAAAATAGAAATAAAGCCTATTATTAAAGAAAATTGGCTTAATAAATTTAGATGGAGTTATACTAGTAGCGGTAAATTAATTATTAGTGGAAAAGATATTGGAACAAATAATCTTTTATATAGAAAATATATGGAAAATAATGATCTTGTTTTTCATGCTGAAATTAAAGGTGCACCTTTAACAATTCTTAAATCTGGAAAAGAATGTAGCAACGAAGAAATAATCGAAGCAGCTCAATTTTCAGCTTCTTGGAGTAAAGCATGGAAAGAAAATATACATTCTATAAGCGTTTATTATGTTTTTCCAAATCAAGTTTCTAAATCTCCACCTTCTGGAGAATATCTTCCTAAAGGTGCTTTTTACATAAGTGGTAAGAAAAACTATATTCAAGTAGAATTAGCACTATCAATAGGTTTAATAAAAAGTGATGATTCTTTAGAAGTAATTTATGGTCCAGAAGGAAGTATTTCTAAAAAAACTAATTCTTATATAACGATTATTCCTGGTAAAACTCCAGTTGAGAAACTTTCTAAAGAAATACTTTCAATACTTTTATTAAAATCAGGTTTAAAAATTTCAGATAAAGAAAAAGAAATACTTATTCAAAAAATTAAAAGATATATACCCTATGGAATTGGCGATATTAAGAAATGA
- a CDS encoding MFS transporter has protein sequence MKKFEYQYTLLTILTCILLIGIATGIQRTILLPYGEMLFGLIPQFGFLIGLVLSAFGFMKASMGIVGGIISNIIRRKIILFFGTLIYSIGILIILFSENYLFLIIGYLMIGSGEGLCYTISMLLLSDIKYGEYGFSFGLMEFSAYLGYSIGGIIAGFIVANIGLRSTFIFAFFPILLTIILSIIGIKEIEFLNTKRGKSFELKELYVKYFKSPTILTTHFIGHLSKIFDSLVWIFIPLYLKSIIGFSIEKIGLITGIFVLSWSFSMPLFGKLSDKIGRRIPILFGLILSAFSLLVISYSNSFLIIFLFSLLAGIGIGIYYPIMPAILIDTIPLETKGKVLGFYRSIKDFGYFTGPIILGIIIYVYGINSAFYTIAALAFVCSILSYVTIKETKPYWSILILSKIHIKQVLDLANEVKESFKSFTENNSIEMKKHMLIARSIENEADKIRREILEKLSKSVLKPRDKEDLALLAEEIDRVAGFCNGACGRLEWISPEDVPLPIKQKILEMISNVTKMIEKIKLGIEILDKNLMETSIIADEVELLEKEVDIQYFDILKKIFTEFYEINPTIILMIKDIVDRIEEAADGTEQISDRLKMLTIKHIAYT, from the coding sequence ATGAAAAAATTTGAATATCAATATACTTTATTAACTATCTTAACATGCATTTTATTAATAGGAATAGCAACAGGTATTCAAAGAACTATTTTATTACCTTATGGAGAAATGCTTTTCGGTTTAATTCCTCAATTCGGATTCTTAATAGGTTTAGTTCTTTCAGCTTTTGGATTTATGAAAGCTAGCATGGGTATTGTAGGGGGAATAATTAGTAATATTATTAGAAGAAAAATAATTTTATTTTTTGGTACTTTAATTTATAGTATAGGAATATTAATAATTCTTTTTTCAGAAAACTATCTTTTTTTAATTATAGGTTATTTAATGATTGGAAGTGGGGAAGGATTATGCTATACAATTTCAATGTTACTTCTTTCTGATATTAAATATGGTGAATATGGTTTTTCTTTTGGATTAATGGAATTTTCAGCTTATTTAGGCTATTCTATTGGTGGAATAATTGCTGGTTTTATAGTTGCTAATATTGGATTAAGATCAACTTTTATTTTTGCTTTTTTTCCAATTCTTCTTACTATAATTCTATCCATTATAGGAATAAAAGAAATTGAATTTTTAAATACAAAAAGAGGTAAATCCTTTGAATTAAAAGAATTATATGTTAAATATTTTAAAAGTCCTACAATTTTAACTACTCATTTTATTGGACATTTATCAAAAATTTTTGATAGTTTGGTATGGATATTCATTCCACTTTATTTAAAAAGCATAATTGGATTTTCGATAGAAAAAATAGGATTAATAACAGGAATTTTTGTATTATCTTGGAGTTTCTCAATGCCATTATTTGGAAAATTATCAGATAAAATAGGTCGTAGAATTCCAATTTTATTTGGATTAATATTAAGTGCTTTCTCTCTTTTAGTAATTAGTTATTCAAATTCTTTCTTAATAATCTTTCTATTTTCATTATTAGCTGGAATTGGAATTGGAATTTATTATCCAATCATGCCTGCAATTTTAATAGATACCATTCCTCTAGAAACTAAGGGAAAAGTACTTGGATTTTATAGATCAATTAAAGATTTTGGATATTTCACTGGTCCAATAATCCTTGGTATAATCATATATGTATATGGAATAAATTCAGCTTTTTATACGATAGCTGCTTTAGCATTTGTATGTTCTATTTTAAGTTACGTTACTATTAAAGAAACAAAACCTTATTGGAGCATTCTTATTTTATCAAAAATTCATATTAAACAAGTTTTAGATTTAGCTAATGAGGTGAAAGAAAGTTTTAAAAGTTTTACTGAGAATAATTCAATTGAAATGAAGAAACATATGTTAATAGCAAGATCTATTGAAAATGAAGCAGATAAAATAAGAAGAGAAATTCTTGAAAAGCTTTCAAAAAGTGTTTTAAAGCCAAGAGATAAAGAAGATCTTGCATTATTAGCTGAAGAAATCGATAGAGTTGCTGGATTTTGTAATGGAGCTTGTGGAAGACTTGAATGGATTTCTCCAGAAGATGTACCATTACCTATAAAACAGAAAATACTTGAAATGATATCAAATGTTACTAAAATGATTGAGAAAATTAAATTAGGAATAGAGATTTTAGATAAAAATTTAATGGAAACATCAATCATTGCAGATGAAGTAGAATTATTAGAAAAGGAAGTTGACATTCAATATTTTGACATTCTTAAAAAAATTTTTACCGAATTTTATGAAATAAATCCAACTATAATATTAATGATAAAAGATATTGTAGATAGAATAGAAGAAGCGGCTGATGGAACTGAGCAAATATCAGATAGACTTAAAATGTTAACAATAAAGCATATTGCTTATACATAG
- a CDS encoding ABC transporter substrate-binding protein — translation MVKEEKKINRRDYLKYTSAGIGGLIIGGALGYLLKPTEVVKETTTIVAPGTTVTIPGATVTIPGVTVTKTAPAETVIRTITERVTQTPEYKGKLTILGRDGYHQEVAMSIIKAYQAENPGVQVEYIPLGYSPLYDKIVISMKEKSEAYDVIMLDDPWAPEFMSSGWLENIEDLAKTYGLNLDLDDFIKPALDVCRYPYPTGTLYAVPWLGNVQMFAYRKDILEQIGAAAPTTWTEVKNIAKKIKEKVSGIYPIAFRGTKGNPIVTSFLPILYAFGGKVISDDLKSSAINTTESINALKYFISLKTEGLTPPGVETWGTPNVRDGLLNGEVAMAVEVWPGWIMYMDDPAKSKVPGKIEVMSHPREVKPGAPMLGVWLYGISKFSKNKELAVHFLQYSTKFLIQKFATLEKVFPPVRKSVFEDESVKARYRWYPAQYEALKNSVPRPRITKWAKVEDALGTILQLALVGQMSPEEAISTAHKQINEILAS, via the coding sequence ATGGTTAAAGAAGAGAAGAAGATTAATAGACGTGATTATTTGAAATATACAAGTGCTGGTATTGGTGGACTTATAATTGGGGGAGCTTTAGGTTATCTTTTAAAACCAACAGAGGTAGTAAAGGAAACAACAACTATTGTTGCTCCGGGAACTACAGTCACTATCCCTGGCGCTACTGTTACTATCCCTGGAGTTACTGTTACAAAGACAGCCCCTGCTGAGACAGTAATAAGAACTATTACTGAAAGAGTAACTCAAACTCCTGAATATAAAGGAAAATTAACAATACTTGGTAGAGATGGTTATCATCAAGAAGTTGCTATGAGTATAATAAAAGCTTATCAAGCTGAGAATCCAGGGGTACAAGTTGAATATATTCCTTTAGGATATTCTCCATTATATGATAAAATTGTCATATCTATGAAAGAAAAATCTGAAGCTTATGATGTTATAATGTTAGACGACCCTTGGGCTCCTGAATTTATGAGTTCAGGATGGTTAGAAAATATAGAAGATTTAGCTAAGACTTATGGTCTTAATTTAGATCTAGATGATTTTATTAAACCAGCTCTTGATGTTTGTAGGTATCCATATCCTACAGGTACTCTTTATGCAGTTCCTTGGTTAGGTAATGTTCAAATGTTTGCTTATAGAAAAGATATACTTGAACAGATTGGAGCTGCAGCACCAACAACTTGGACTGAAGTAAAGAATATTGCAAAGAAAATAAAAGAAAAAGTTTCAGGTATATATCCAATAGCTTTTAGAGGTACAAAAGGAAATCCAATAGTAACTAGTTTCTTACCTATACTTTATGCATTTGGAGGTAAAGTTATAAGTGATGATTTGAAATCTTCAGCTATAAATACAACAGAATCTATTAATGCTCTTAAATATTTTATAAGTCTTAAAACAGAAGGGCTTACTCCACCAGGAGTAGAAACTTGGGGCACACCAAATGTTAGGGATGGTTTACTTAATGGAGAAGTTGCTATGGCAGTAGAAGTATGGCCTGGTTGGATAATGTATATGGATGATCCAGCAAAGAGTAAAGTTCCAGGTAAAATCGAAGTTATGTCTCATCCTAGAGAAGTAAAACCTGGAGCTCCAATGCTTGGTGTATGGTTATATGGCATATCTAAATTCTCAAAGAATAAAGAACTTGCAGTTCACTTTTTACAATACTCAACAAAGTTTTTAATTCAAAAATTTGCTACTTTAGAAAAGGTATTTCCACCAGTAAGAAAAAGTGTTTTCGAAGATGAAAGTGTAAAAGCACGCTATAGATGGTATCCTGCACAATATGAAGCATTAAAAAACTCAGTTCCAAGACCGAGAATAACAAAATGGGCTAAAGTAGAAGATGCATTAGGCACTATACTCCAACTTGCACTTGTAGGTCAAATGTCTCCAGAAGAAGCGATATCAACAGCTCATAAACAAATTAATGAAATCCTAGCATCTTAG
- a CDS encoding sugar ABC transporter permease, translating into MEKTPYLFLSLAIILFIFLTLYPIIDVIYLSFHKYDFITGEKEFISLKGYISCIEDPIFRTSIINTLYFSLTATFSQTLLGLGIAILVNRLKRIRKFLIPIVIAPNLLPVVVVVSAWKLLMDYDHGLLNYILKSLGFEKIGWLFDPKIVWPSIILIDTWQWTPICFLILLAGLQSIPKDLYEVAMIDGASSISLFFNITLPLLKPQLFLTLLLRSIDTFRIFEKVYLLTGGGPGIATETISTYIFKNGLIFFELGKASAASVLMTLIIIVVGIFYIMNIMKR; encoded by the coding sequence TTGGAAAAAACTCCTTATCTTTTTTTATCTTTAGCTATAATTTTATTTATTTTTTTAACTCTTTATCCCATAATTGATGTTATATATCTTTCATTCCATAAATACGATTTCATAACTGGAGAAAAAGAATTTATAAGTTTAAAAGGATACATAAGTTGCATTGAAGACCCTATTTTTAGGACTTCAATAATTAACACTTTATATTTTTCTTTAACAGCAACATTTTCTCAAACCTTGCTTGGTTTAGGTATCGCAATTCTAGTTAATAGATTAAAACGAATTAGGAAATTTTTAATTCCAATCGTAATAGCACCTAATTTACTTCCAGTAGTAGTTGTAGTATCAGCATGGAAACTTTTAATGGACTATGACCATGGACTTTTAAACTATATTTTAAAATCTTTAGGATTTGAGAAAATTGGTTGGCTTTTTGATCCAAAAATTGTATGGCCATCAATAATACTTATTGATACTTGGCAATGGACACCTATTTGTTTTTTAATATTATTAGCAGGTTTACAGTCTATACCGAAAGATCTTTATGAGGTTGCAATGATAGATGGAGCATCTTCAATCTCATTATTTTTCAATATTACATTGCCTTTACTTAAACCTCAATTATTCTTAACACTCCTCCTTCGAAGTATAGATACTTTTAGAATATTTGAGAAAGTATATTTATTAACAGGAGGTGGACCTGGTATAGCAACGGAAACTATTTCAACTTATATATTTAAGAATGGATTAATTTTCTTTGAACTTGGTAAAGCTTCTGCAGCTTCTGTATTAATGACTTTAATAATAATAGTAGTTGGGATATTTTACATAATGAATATAATGAAAAGGTGA
- a CDS encoding carbohydrate ABC transporter permease, protein MSPKKFISNLFLSLSTILLLVYTLLPIYWLFITSFKIPIEYWTKTPTLFPSKFTLEHYYEIFKKGFLLNISNTVFVCVSASLIAIIVGLPASYSLSRLKIANILKNGMLTWILISRIIPPVVIVLPLYTTFKIFGLTNNLLGLSIAYEIYVLPFTIWALIGFFKNIPKEVEEAALVDGASRITILIRIFTPIILPGIVAILIMGILTIWNEFLFAYVFLSESSKLTLPVVIAGLVTSEYGEMWGQLAAAGLISSIPMLLFTGYLQKYLVLGFATREIGKI, encoded by the coding sequence ATGTCCCCTAAGAAGTTTATTTCTAATCTTTTTTTAAGTTTATCCACTATACTTTTATTGGTATATACATTGCTACCAATATATTGGTTATTTATTACTTCTTTTAAGATACCAATTGAATATTGGACTAAAACTCCAACTTTATTTCCTTCTAAATTTACTCTTGAACATTATTATGAAATATTCAAGAAAGGTTTCTTACTTAATATATCCAATACAGTTTTTGTTTGTGTTAGCGCTTCATTAATTGCTATAATAGTTGGATTACCAGCTTCTTATTCTCTTTCTCGATTAAAAATTGCTAACATACTTAAGAATGGGATGTTAACTTGGATATTAATATCTAGAATAATACCACCAGTAGTAATAGTCCTTCCTTTATATACAACTTTTAAAATTTTTGGTTTAACTAACAATCTTTTAGGTTTATCTATAGCTTATGAAATCTATGTATTACCATTTACTATATGGGCTTTAATAGGGTTTTTTAAAAATATTCCTAAAGAAGTAGAAGAAGCAGCTCTTGTAGATGGTGCAAGTAGAATAACAATCCTAATAAGAATTTTTACTCCAATAATATTACCTGGAATTGTTGCAATATTAATAATGGGCATATTGACTATTTGGAATGAATTTCTTTTTGCATACGTTTTTTTAAGCGAATCTAGTAAGCTTACTTTACCCGTAGTAATTGCTGGATTAGTAACAAGCGAATATGGTGAAATGTGGGGTCAACTTGCAGCTGCAGGATTAATTTCATCTATTCCAATGCTATTGTTTACTGGATATTTACAAAAGTATTTAGTTCTTGGATTTGCAACTAGAGAAATTGGAAAAATATAG